One window of the Populus trichocarpa isolate Nisqually-1 chromosome 9, P.trichocarpa_v4.1, whole genome shotgun sequence genome contains the following:
- the LOC7481472 gene encoding internal alternative NAD(P)H-ubiquinone oxidoreductase A2, mitochondrial yields the protein MSLFRNLIQLSTSKSKPLLQNPNFLFTSLSHFTTDTPTRYAGLEPTKGDEKPRVVVLGSGWAGCRLMKGIDTDLYDVVCVSPRNHMVFTPLLASTCVGTLEFRSVAEPIGRIQPAISKAPGSYFFLANCTSLDTEKHMVHCETVTDGLDTVDPWRFKISYDKLIIALGAEALTFGIHGVKEHAIFLREVRHAQEIRRKLLLNLMLSDMPGLSEEEKSRLLHCVVVGGGPTGVEFSGELSDFILKDVRQTYSHVKDYIHVTLIEANEILSSFDDSLRRYATKQLTKSGVHLVRGIVKDVKPQKLILTDGTEVPYGLLVWSTGVGPSSFVKSLELSKSPGGRIGIDEWLRVPSVPDVFAIGDCSGFLESTGKPVLPALAQVAERQGKYLAKLLNKIGKDGGGRRTSGEEVELGDPFVYRHLGSMATIGRYKALVDLRQSKEAKGLALKGFASWFIWRSAYLTRVISWRNRFYVAINWATTFVFGRDISRI from the exons ATGTCTCTCTTTAGAAATCTAATTCAACTCTCTACTTCCAAATCCAAACCTCTCTTACAAAACCCAAATTTCCTCTTCACTTCACTCTCCCACTTCACCACCGACACGCCGACGAGGTATGCCGGCCTGGAACCTACCAAGGGGGACGAGAAGCCCAGAGTGGTGGTGCTGGGCTCGGGTTGGGCGGGATGTAGGCTAATGAAAGGAATTGACACTGATTTGTACGATGTCGTATGCGTGTCGCCGAGAAACCACATGGTTTTCACCCCTCTGTTAGCTTCCACGTGTGTTGGGACTTTGGAGTTTAGGTCCGTGGCGGAACCCATTGGTCGGATCCAACCTGCCATATCGAAAGCACCTGGGTCTTACTTTTTTCTTGCGAATTGTACTAGCCTTGATACAGAGAAACATATG GTGCATTGTGAGACTGTTACGGATGGATTGGACACAGTGGATCCATGGAGGTTTAAAATTTCGTATGATAAGTTAATAATTGCATTGGGAGCAGAAGCATTGACCTTTGGAATTCATGGCGTGAAAGAGCATGCAATTTTTCTTAGAGAGGTTCGCCATGCTCAGGAAATCCGCAGGAAGCTACTACTCAACTTGATGCTGTCTGATATGCCTG GTCTCtcagaagaagagaagagcaGATTGTTACATTGTGTTGTTGTAGGAGGTGGTCCCACGGGAGTAGAATTCAGTGGTGAACTCAGCGATTTTATCTTGAAAGATGTTCGTCAAACATACTCGCATGTGAAAGATTACATACATGTTACTTTGATTGAG GCAAATGAGATCTTGTCTTCCTTTGATGATAGCCTCCGTCGCTATGCTACCAAGCAGTTGACAAAG TCAGGAGTTCATCTTGTCCGTGGGATTGTCAAGGATGTGAAACCGCAGAAGCTAATTCTAACCGATGGCACAGAGGTTCCATATGGTCTGTTGGTGTGGTCTACAGGTGTTGGCCCCTCATCATTTGTAAAATCTCTGGAACTTTCCAAGTCTCCTGGTGGACG GATTGGTATTGATGAGTGGCTGCGAGTTCCTTCAGTGCCAGATGTGTTTGCAATTGGTGACTGCAGTGGGTTTCTTGAAAGTACTGGCAAACCAGTTCTTCCCGCGTTGGCTCAG GTGGCAGAGCGTCAAGGAAAATATCTTGCAaaactattgaataaaattGGTAAAGATGGTGGAGGGCGCAGAACCAGTGGTGAAGAAGTAGAATTAGGGGATCCATTTGTTTACAGGCATCTGGGAAGCATGGCAACTATCGGTCGCTACAAGGCGCTTGTGGATCTTAGACAGAGCAAA GAGGCAAAAGGATTAGCTCTGAAAGGATTTGCGAGTTGGTTTATATGGCGTTCTGCATATCTGACACGTGTTATAAGCTGGAGGAATAGGTTCTATGTGGCTATTAACTGGGCTACAACATTTGTCTTTGGCCGTGATATAAGCAGAATATAG